Proteins from a genomic interval of Debaryomyces hansenii CBS767 chromosome E complete sequence:
- a CDS encoding DEHA2E22484p (highly similar to uniprot|P32911 Saccharomyces cerevisiae YNL244C SUI1 translation initiation factor eIF1) — MSTIQNLNAFDPFADTGDSEAQPTNYIHIRIQQRNGRKTLTTVQGLPQEYDLKKILKVLKKDFACNGNIVKDEELGEVIQLQGDQRVKVSEFLISQLQLPKKNIKIHGF, encoded by the exons ATGTCAACTATCCAAAACTTAAACGCCTTTG ATCCATTCGCCGATACTGGTGATTCTGAAGCTCAACCAACAAATTACATCCATATCCGTATCCAACAACGTAATGGGCGTAAAACTTTAACTACTGTTCAAGGTTTACCACAAGAATATgacttgaagaagattttgaagGTTTTAAAGAAGGATTTTGCCTGTAACGGTAACATCGTTAAAGATGAAGAGTTAGGTGAAGTTATTCAATTACAAGGTGATCAAAGAGTTAAAGTGAGtgaatttttgatttctcaaTTACAATTaccaaagaagaatatcaagATTCATGGTTTCTAA
- a CDS encoding DEHA2E22550p (highly similar to uniprot|P20486 Saccharomyces cerevisiae YBR135W CKS1 Subunit of the Cdc28 protein kinase required for mitotic proteolysis may also be involved in the proteolysis of the G1 cyclins) translates to MSKPRYLTDSERARILEFQDMIHYSPRYSDDTHEYRHVMLPKNMLKAIPQDYFNPETGTLRILQEEEWRGLGITQSLGWAHYETHAPEPHILLFKRPINYGQ, encoded by the coding sequence ATGAGCAAGCCTAGATACTTAACAGATAGCGAAAGAGCTAGAATCCTTGAATTTCAGGATATGATTCATTATAGCCCGAGATACAGCGATGATACCCATGAATATAGACATGTTATGTTACCCAAAAATATGTTGAAAGCGATACCACAAGATTACTTCAACCCTGAAACTGGAACCTTAAGAatattacaagaagaagaatggaGGGGTTTGGGTATCACTCAATCGTTGGGGTGGGCGCATTATGAAACACATGCCCCAGAACCTCATATTTTACTTTTCAAAAGGCCAATTAACTACGGCCAATAG
- a CDS encoding DEHA2E22440p (similar to uniprot|P53189 Saccharomyces cerevisiae YGL028C SCW11 Cell wall protein with similarity to glucanases) gives MISSTYFLSFFLLFQVIIGAPVANLITRVHTADAVTKTNTYTTGTTTVNLPPVEIFISNGVTYTFTLNGKAAASPTTFTSVYTDNNDNNDNNNDSDNENDDNNNNAPAQTAAATTSASPTNNGGNDSPAAANSPQDDTPAATNSPQDDAPTSMSSVQDNAPTSTNSPNDNVPVSTNSPDDNEPVSTNAPETTSPQNTITSSSTYQETTSSTDSTQSTSDSGSSSSASSGSISAPTAIAYSPYANDGGCKDASTIQSDLELISSKGINKIRVYGTDCGLYDTIIPKAKDLEMKINQGFYISDAGVDSIDDSVSEFIEWGSENGYDVFDFITVGNEAINSNFCSVSDLISKIKSVKSKLQDAGYKGKVTTSEPPAIFTTNPSLCKDSNIDFAGINPHSYFNTVIGAKLAGWYVTSEQSLVSKACDMDVVITETGYPHKGSSNGDNYPSAKNQEIAIESIMEKTNGQVTILSTFDDMWKHPGPHGIEQYFGSLNLFS, from the coding sequence ATGATAAGTTCTACCTACTTTctttcattctttttaCTTTTCCAAGTGATTATTGGTGCACCAGttgcaaatttaattaCAAGAGTCCATACCGCGGATGCTGTAACTAAAACAAACACCTATACTACGGGTACCACTACTGTCAATTTACCACCggttgaaattttcatttcaaATGGTGTCACTTATACTTTCACTTTGAATGGAAAAGCTGCTGCATCTCCAACTACGTTTACATCCGTTTACACCGACAACAacgataataatgataacaaCAACGACAGCGACAACGAGAacgatgataataataataatgcgCCAGCTCAGACAGCTGCCGCCACCACTTCTGCTAGTCCAACAAATAATGGAGGAAATGATTCACCTGCTGCTGCAAATTCTCCACAAGATGACACTCCTGCTGCGACAAATAGTCCACAAGACGATGCACCAACTTCAATGAGCAGTGTACAAGATAATGCACCAACCTCAACAAACAGTCCAAATGACAATGTACCAGTTTCAACAAACAGCCCGGATGACAATGAACCGGTTTCAACAAACGCTCCTGAAACTACTTCTCCACAAAACACTATAACTTCCTCATCCACCTATCAGGAAACAACTAGTTCCACTGACTCCACTCAATCAACTTCAGACTCAGGTTCAAGTTCTTCAGCCTCTTCTGGAAGCATTTCTGCCCCAACTGCAATTGCCTATTCACCATATGCAAACGATGGAGGTTGTAAAGATGCCTCTACAATTCAATCAgatttagaattaatttcaagCAAAGGAATTAATAAGATTAGAGTTTATGGTACTGACTGTGGATTATACGATACTATTATTCCAAAGGCTAAAGACTTAGAAATGAAGATTAACCAAGgattttatatttctgaTGCCGGTGTGgattcaattgatgatTCTGTTTCTGAATTCATAGAATGGGGTTCTGAGAACGGATATGACGtgtttgatttcattaCTGTTGGTAATGAAGCTATTAATTCGAATTTCTGTTCAGTTTCTGACTTGATTAGCAAGATTAAGAGtgttaaatcaaaattacaAGACGCTGGCTATAAAGGTAAAGTTACAACATCAGAACCACCAGCTATATTCACTACTAATCCATCGTTATGTAAAGATTCAAACATTGATTTTGCTGGCATTAATCCTCATTCTTATTTTAATACTGTTATCGGTGCAAAATTGGCTGGTTGGTATGTTACTAGTGAACAGTCTTTAGTTTCTAAAGCATGTGATATGGATGTTGTTATAACTGAAACTGGTTACCCACATAAGGGAAGTAGTAATGGAGATAATTACCCATCTGCaaaaaatcaagaaattgctATTGAGTCAATTATGGAAAAGACCAATGGTCAAGTCACAATCTTAAGCACATTCGATGATATGTGGAAACATCCAGGTCCACATGGTATTGAGCAATATTTTGGCTCTCTCAATTTGTTTAgttaa
- a CDS encoding DEHA2E22528p (weakly similar to uniprot|P38274 Saccharomyces cerevisiae YBR133C HSL7 Protein arginine N-methyltransferase that exhibits septin and Hsl1p-dependent bud neck localization and periodic Hsl1p-dependent phosphorylation) — protein sequence MNTVYYGVKTNNYEEDALINLLKNGVSLLVIPWNDFKKHTNELILLNSIVVLSSEIKDFWENITFQMRQVRCKYYCFLVPEEFYHLAHDQVRLQLTELVANLPASAHISLIVPLTGNFMHWEFWNNIKIENVHVMLYLSQEVDEGILTRWSTEPISSIMLPAAKFVHEYELPVLPDYLQAMLRKFISQKPPAIIIASDKDQTTYIKGIKWLISKIKIDPASDILIDPLQPLKDNLSLGIYEVFETDTVKYEQYEKAIFRALKDIDSPCVKILVIGPGRGPLIDILLKVIKELRCEFRIDAVEKNPNCYVVLQERNRIEWKEKINLVNEDVRTWKHTNYNLVISELLGSFGCNEVCPEILQDFTNEDTIMIPQSYENYLQPIYSPLLSSLKNEQLERPYLIKLNSFYIMSGIQPIWKFSHPTRANNSRYRAINFHVPHKGKVNALQGFFIANLYGSTQIGIHPQLAEGFCHSWYPFLFPISELVCNGDSILSFQIERICNNKVWYEWSVNNKVYDKHGLYYSIGL from the coding sequence ATGAATACCGTATATTATGGAGTAAAGACGAATAACTATGAAGAAGATGCATTGATAAATCTATTAAAAAATGGGGTCAGTCTATTGGTAATACCGTGGAATGACTTTAAGAAGCATACAAATGagttgatattattgaactCGATTGTAGTCTTGTCTAGTGAAATTAAAGACTTTTGGGAGAATATAACTTTCCAGATGAGACAAGTACGATGTAAATACTATTGTTTTCTAGTACCGGAGGAATTCTATCATTTAGCACACGATCAAGTTCGATTGCAACTCACTGAATTAGTCGCTAATTTACCAGCAAGTGCTCACATCTCCTTGATTGTACCATTAACGGGAAATTTTATGCATTGGGAATTCTGGAATAACATTAAGATCGAAAATGTACATGTCATGCTATATTTATCGcaagaagttgatgaaGGTATACTCACCAGATGGAGCACCGAACCTATTAGTTCAATTATGCTTCCTGCTGCAAAATTTGTACACGAGTATGAATTGCCCGTTTTGCCTGATTATTTGCAAGCTATGCTAAGAAAGTTTATTTCCCAGAAACCACCTGCTATTATAATTGCGTCGGATAAGGATCAAACCACGTATATTAAGGGTATAAAATGGTTGATTtcgaaaataaaaattgacCCAGCAtctgatattttgatagaTCCTTTACAACCATTGAAGGATAACTTGTCTTTGGGAATCTATGAAGTCTTTGAAACAGATACTGTTAAGTATGAACAGTATGAGAAGGCAATTTTTAGGGCGTTAAAAGATATAGATCTGCCTTGTGTAAAAATTCTCGTAATCGGACCTGGTAGGGGACCATTAATAGATATACTTTTGAAAGTTATCAAGGAATTGAGATGTGAGTTTCGTATAGATGCTGTTGAAAAAAATCCCAATTGCTACGTGGTATTACAAGAAAGGAACCGTATAGAATGGAAGGAGAAGATTAATTTGGTGAACGAAGACGTTAGAACCTGGAAACATACCAATTATAATTTAGTAATATCAGAATTGCTTGGATCTTTTGGGTGTAACGAAGTATGCCCCGAAATTTTACAAGACTTTACAAATGAAGATACAATAATGATACCGCAAAGTTATGAAAACTATCTACAACCAATATATTCGCCTCTTCTTTCAAGCCTTAAAAATGAACAATTAGAAAGGCCTTATTTGATTAAACTAAATTCGTTTTATATTATGAGTGGTATACAACCTATTTGGAAATTCAGCCATCCAACAAGAGCTAATAATTCTAGATATAGAGCCATTAATTTTCATGTTCCACATAAAGGTAAGGTTAATGCTCTACAAGGGTTTTTCATAGCTAATTTATATGGCTCCACACAAATTGGAATCCATCCTCAGCTTGCAGAAGGCTTTTGTCATTCCTGGTATCCATTCTTATTTCCTATACTGGAACTTGTTTGCAATGGTGATTCGATATTAAGCtttcaaattgaaagaatctGTAACAACAAGGTATGGTACGAATGGTCcgttaataataaagtataTGATAAGCACGGTTTATATTATTCCATAGGTTTATAA
- a CDS encoding DEHA2E22506p (weakly similar to uniprot|P53854 Saccharomyces cerevisiae YNL245C CWC25 Component of a complex containing Cef1p involved in pre-mRNA splicing): MPGDLNLKKSWHPGLMKNQKKLWEQEQEALGEHLKIKAKSEELKKEKEKQELIKLQYGDANNVPIKVKRELNNLNWMYDDSKSGNKSNSEFNDMDDEFLLGKRKVENMLSGNKYIDTKETSRFEEAISSSNNGDKNIQNDPLIRIKNEQLKKYQSVKDSGRHSSKDRHRSRDRSPNRHTFRHKSDNDKVSKHRHSSHRESRSGRSKSKSSHRHSRDKDSIDGSKDYSHLSQRDNTKTPSEFITY; encoded by the coding sequence ATGCCGGgtgatttaaatttaaagaagtCATGGCATCCTGGTTTAATGAAAAACCAGAAAAAGCTCTGggaacaagaacaagaggCGTTAGGTGAACATTTAAAGATAAAGGCAAAAagtgaagaattaaaaaaagaaaaggaaaaacaagaattaatcaaattacaATATGGTGATGCCAATAACGTTCCTATAAAAGTAAAAAGGGAGCTAAATAATCTTAACTGGATGTATGATGATTCCAAGTCTGgcaataaatcaaatagtGAATTCAATGACATGGATGATGAGTTCTTGCTAGGTAAGCGAAAGGTTGAGAATATGCTTAGCggaaataaatatattgacACTAAAGAAACTAGCAGATTTGAAGAAGCCATAAGCTCCTCAAATAATGGTGACAAGAATATCCAGAATGACCCTCtaataagaataaagaaTGAACAGTTAAAGAAGTACCAGTCAGTTAAAGATTCAGGTAGACATAGTTCTAAAGACAGGCACCGATCTAGAGATAGGTCACCGAATAGACATACATTTAGGCATAAAAGCGATAATGATAAAGTTTCAAAGCATAGACATTCAAGTCACAGAGAATCGAGATCAGGGAGGTCAAAACTGAAGAGTTCACATAGACATTCAAGAGATAAAGACTCCATCGATGGTTCTAAGGATTATAGTCATCTTTCACAAAGAGACAATACTAAAACTCCAAGTGAATTCATAACGTACTAA
- a CDS encoding DEHA2E22462p (similar to uniprot|P38221 Saccharomyces cerevisiae YBR029C CDS1 Phosphatidate cytidylyltransferase (CDP-diglyceride synthetase)) codes for MADIVKKTEDIKGSSIDTKDAKDVAAKDVKEKETSSSVTHEHEKKKQAFVTRTIWTIVMIAFFFTCLLSGHLALISVVFLLQTLTFKEIISLTAEPARDKKLPFNKLLNWYFLFATIYYLDSESFFNFFQESIYDNKILSLLAIHHKIISYTSYIAGFIFFVATLQKGYYKFQFAQLCMTHTTLILVVFQSHLIIDNILNGLIWFFLPVGLVIVNDIFAYLCGITFGRTQLIAISPKKTVEGFVGAWVCTGLFALLFAFFLSKSSYLICPATNLTTNIFNYPRCDPNPVFISQIYQLPANLVEIFHLETISLKPIYIHALNFATFASLIAPFGGFFASGLKRAFGIKDFGDTIPGHGGITDRLDCQFFMGSFSYLYIQTFVSISHVNIGNLLQLAIMNLSIPQVVQLVKSLLKYLNNSGVVDDNKLTKIFEILDVTIENA; via the coding sequence ATGGCTGATATAGTAAAGAAGACGGAAGACATCAAGGGTTCTTCGATTGATACGAAGGATGCAAAGGATGTGGCTGCCAAAGATGTAAAGGAAAAGGAAACATCCCTGTCCGTGACCCATGAAcatgaaaagaaaaaacaAGCATTTGTTACAAGAACTATATGGACAATTGTCATGATAGCGTTTTTCTTTACCTGTTTGTTGTCAGGTCATCTTGCTTTGATTAGTGTTGTATTTCTCTTACAGACGTTGACTTTCAAGGAGATCATAAGTTTGACTGCTGAGCCGGCTAGAGACAAGAAATTGCCATTCAACAAATTGTTAAACTGGTATTTCCTTTTTGCGACCATCTACTACTTAGACAGTGAAAGCTTCTTTAACTTTTTCCAGGAATCAATTTATGataacaaaattttatcattattagcAATTCAtcataaaattatttcataCACGTCTTACATTGCTggattcattttctttgttgCTACATTACAGAAGGGCTACTACAAGTTTCAATTTGCTCAATTGTGCATGACTCATACGACCTTGATATTAGTGGTCTTTCAAAGTCatcttattattgataatattttgaatggATTAATCTGGTTTTTCTTACCGGTAGGGTTAGTTATTGTTAATGATATCTTTGCTTACCTTTGTGGTATTACCTTCGGTAGAACACAATTGATTGCGATTTCTCCGAAGAAGACTGTTGAAGGTTTTGTTGGTGCTTGGGTTTGTACTGGTCTCTTTGCATTACTTTTCGCATTctttttatcaaaatccAGTTACTTGATATGCCCTGCTACAAACTTAACGACAAATATCTTCAACTATCCAAGATGTGATCCAAACCCTGTTTTCATTtctcaaatttatcaattgcCTGCTAATTTGGTAGAAATTTTCCACTTGGAAACTATTTCTTTAAAACCAATTTATATACACGCATTAAACTTTGCTACATTTGCTTCATTGATTGCCCCATTTGGTGGGTTTTTTGCTAGTGGTTTGAAAAGAGCATTCGGTATTAAGGATTTTGGTGATACCATTCCAGGTCATGGTGGTATTACGGACAGATTAGATTGCCAATTTTTCATGGGATCATTTTCTTATTTGTACATTCAAACTTTTGTTTCTATCAGCCACGTCAACATCGGTAATTTACTTCAATTAGCAATTATGAACTTGTCAATTCCTCAAGTAGTTCAATTGGTGAAATCTTTGTTAAagtatttaaataattctggtgttgttgatgataataaattaacaaaAATTTTCGAAATATTAGATGTTACTATTGAAAATGCTTAA